In Salarias fasciatus chromosome 13, fSalaFa1.1, whole genome shotgun sequence, the sequence CGTCTCTCCCTCTGTAACGCTTTAATGATATTTCAGCCCACTGGCTTGTTCAAACCTCCCAGTTCAAATATAATGGTTTCATCACCGACTCTAATCCCACTGGGCGCTGAAGTGCTGCTTTGTTAAatacggaggaggaggaggccgctAATAGAAAGGCAGTGTAATTGTTCGCAGCCATTGTGGGTGATACATTTGTCTTATTTTACTGTCGATGCGCCGAAGCAGTTTTTACACCGCAAGTCGGAGGATTTGTCTTTCTATTCAcaaagaagaagggagaaggCTTACTTCAAAATGCTTTGTTATgctgaatgtggaaaaaaaaatcctctttatTGGTAATTTACAATTAGGAGAGGAGGTAACTTCACTTTTAAGTGAAACCACGGTGTAAATTAGAGTTTAAATTGAGAGGAATAGATACCTTTACTCCCACTGTTCATCGTAACCAAAATCCAAaagtgcttgtttttgaatAAATTTATAACATTATGAATAACTAAAAGGAACATTTGAATGCATGCATCACATTATGTATTTGCACTCTGAGTTTTAACGGCCTTGGGGGAAGAAACTATTTCTGAAGAACACtattccacagacacacaccgagacacacacacacacacacacttgcacaaaGTCTTTCTTTCCTGATCTATTGATTCCCCTGATGGGAGCTGACTTCTGATAGCGGCTGGCTCCGTGTCAGGTTACCGTCCCCACCAGGAACACACACGCATGCCTAGTGCTGTCATGCCTTCCAGGAACGTTGCATTGATTGACATTCATATTCAGCTGATTTACTCCAAACTAACTCCTAACTATTACTTTCCATCCCCAAACTTTAGAcgaaacatttaaatatataaaaacacacacacacacacacacacaggcccatTAGGGTGttctgaatacacacacacaggccccaTCTGGGACTATAGATGTTGGCAGCTATCCCATAACTATAACTGCACAGCGGAGTGTACAGATGGGGCGTGCatgctcacgcacacacacacacagtctacGGCTCACGGTGAGTTTCAGTCATGAAGCGCTCTTCTAGTAtataaacaaaaatcacaaGGCGCAAACAGGAGCAGGCTGCCGTCTTCCTCTCTGAGCCGCCTGCCGATGAGCCACGCTCACCAGTTAAAGAATCTGAGTAAACTGGAGTCCGTGAGCTCCGGAAGACGCGGCCCGCAAAATAAAATTTTGTGGCTCCCTCCGAGGGGCGACGCGTTAAAAGAAATTCATTAGAAAGCACTCGCTGCGTATTATAAGTGATTCAGCACTGTCCTTGGAAAGACAAAGCGGGCCCATTGAACCGCAGAAAGATACACGGcgatgtgctttttttttttcgagtgCCATTCACATTCACTGTATCACCGGTGGCAGCTTTTATGAAATGCTGCTATTTTAGTGCAGAAGTAAAATGGGCCGGCACTTACTGACGGCTGCGAGCGTAATCGAGCGAATCACATcactcacacagaaaatgttgtgtaaataaGAACGAAAGGacatttccagaaaaaaaaagggacaccAGTATGAATTTGTCAGACAGTACTTTCCTTCAGCATACTGTCGAGCTTTGAactgatgttttctttgcagttgGTTGGAAATGGTGACATTCACATAATCACATAATGTGATTGAGTGTCGCTCTGCAGTTTAATCtgcaaaaacatcaataaaagtgacacaaacagaaacatttgttttgggCTATTTGAGCAGACTTTCTCCactttttttcacagttataGTTCACATATGCAGCTTTGCTGTTTATGTTCCTGATAAGCGATACTTCCTGGAAAATACCACCAGGTTCTGCACTTACTGTGGCTTAGATTACTTCATTGTGCATCTAGTCATGTTTTTATACACGTACACAGAATTGTTGAAGTTTGAACTACTCCCAGCATCTGTTCTGCCGACCATCGAATCGCTCTTTGTAATTCACTTTTGTTCCAGCATGATTTGGAGAGAAAGAAATCTGCCATCTTTTCTAATAACTAAGTCTGAATGcaatatttaattaatttccTCACAACTTGTAACAAACATTTGCATACTGCAGTGGTTTTTTGCAAAATACAGTTCATTTTTTATGTGCATAAGTAGCATTTTGTGCAAATACAACAAATGCTTTCGTTCATAATGATCATATATTATTATAACTTTATTCGCATGCATATAGTGTGAATAATCCCAAAAACTCTACAGTAGTAATGATACAACGAAATGCAAATTCTTTGAAATTCTTCATTCTACAAGGCGGAAACATGAGCCTTATTGTAAAATGACACTATTAATGAACTCTGAGATGATCAAGCCTTTCTATTAACCACAGCAATACGCATCTACTGCACAATGCATGAAAAAGATAATTTAATATTATATTCCAGGTATTTATTACAGCGCTACTTGCTGCACACTCATTAAACTCCTCTGACAGTATATTTTCACGCTTCCTGCGATTTCCTCCAGGTTGAAAAGCAAAGCAAGGTGTTCATGCACTGTGGGAACTGCAGAAAACCGTTTTTTTCACACAACAGCTAATCAGCACAGAACTAAACCCATTTCCGTACTGGTTCCACTCCAGGTGAAGCACCTGCTCTCGGcttttattcctgttttcttCAAGATTCTGCCTGGTTTTCCAGCATCTTCTCcggccgaaaaaaaaaaaaaaaaaatcttgtgtgGAAAATGAAGCCTACGCTAAGTTAATTCAGTTAGCGCGTGGTGAATTTCAACCGGTTGTTTAACAGCCTGGACTTGTCTCTGGGTTTCCCCGGCAGCTGTCAGTCTGCCTCATTGTCCCGCCTGCTTCCACTCCAGCCTTGTTTGCATACAGTCTGAATGCATGGATTGTGACAAAAACCAGCTTTGGCAAGCCGCTCATTATGCGGCGAGCACGCAAGACAACCACTCGCGGTTTAGAGCGCGCGTAAACAATCCATTTGCATTTAGATGAAGAATAGCGGCCGTAAACTGGGTGATGGTGAAAGCAATTCACTCACACTGACTGCAACAAGTCATTCACActgttatggaaaaaaaaaagaaaaagtatcaGTGTTAGGATGACGATGATTAGGAGCTGTAATAGAAACGCAGATGGAGATGTTGTGGGTGTAGCTAATGATCGCTGAAACGACGCGgcgatgatgacgatgatgacgacgatgatgatgacgatgtcGTCTCGTCCTCAGGTGCTGAACGAGGCGGTGGGGGCCATGATGTACCACACCATCACCCTGACCAGGGAGGACCTGGAGAAGTTCAAGGCGCTGCGCATCATCATCCGCATCGGCAGCGGCTACGACAACATCGACATCAAGGCCGCCGGCGAGCTGGGTGAGGCCGAGCGGCAGGCGACGGCGCGACGGCGAGCCGAGGCCCAATCTTTTCATCATTACaggagaaaaataataaaatgaaaaaaaaaaaaaaagaatgacagTGTAGTTTTTGGACGGTGGCCAAAACAAAGTCTGCTGGCTGTATTGACGTAACATAAACAACATATGTAAGAGGGAttagcagcagcaaacaggagaCGGAATGAAGCTGATTGCACATGCAGAGCAGATGCTCCAACCGATATGAAACTCTTCCTCTGATTCCCGCTCGGCCCCCTCGGCATATGCTTGGTATGAGGCCGGGGTTTAGACTCACATCCTGACTGATGTCCTAATTATTGTTGTTTGTGCTTCAAAATGTCAGAACCCTAATgctggatttgtctttttttttggaggacaTAATTTGTAGTTTTAATGACTCGCTTATTGTCTTGTTGTTCGGTTTTTTACACAGTTCAGTTTGAATTTTTTGGAAGGTTTTAAGAAAAAAGCTAAATTTGCTGCAAATAAACTGATTAGAAATGTAAAGATTGCTTCATTTCAGCTCCATTGTTTGACTTTTTCCTTGTTggaaaaaaaccttttccaGGCATCGCCGTCTGCAACATTCCCTCGGCGGCCGTAGAAGAGACAGCAGACTCGACGCTCTGCCACATCCTCAACCTCTACCGACGAAACACCTGGCTGTACCAGGCTCTCCGGGAGGGCACGCGGGTCCAGAGCGTGGAGCAGATCCGGGAGGTGGCGTCGGGGGCGGCCAGGATCCGGGGGGAGACGCTGGGCCTCATCGGGTTCGGTGAGGACGTAACAAGCGCgtgctttgacctttgaccgtcAGAGCAAACGCCAAAAACTGCAGTTCTCTTCACTCCAGGCCGCTCCGGCCAGGCCGTGGCCATGCGGGCCAAAGCGTTCGGCTTCAACGTGATCTTCTACGACCCCTACCTCCAGGACGGCCTGGAGCGCTCGCTGGGCGTCCAGCGGGTCTACacgctccaggacctgctctaCCAGAGCGACTGCGTCTCCCTGCACTGCAACCTGAACGAACACAACCACCACCTCATCAACGACTTCACCATCAAACAGGTGAGAGCGCGGCGCCGGTCGCAcgttttcctctctcctctgaggAGCGACACGTCGAGTCTTTCTCAGTCTGCTCGCTGTGAGTGTGGGCCGGCGGGAGGGGAGGTGCAAATGAAGCAGACAATGCTGataaaagctgtgaaaacatcGGAAAGCGGTATATCCAGCACTTGTTCTCAATTTTTCTTATCTTGCTGACGAATTTTTAAGAGTAGTCTTATATTGTAATCGATTAGCCATTAGCTGTAATGTCAGTGAAGCTGCAAGATCTTACTGGGTGTGAGTTGTTTGTCAATTCTAAACACCTGATTTTATTTTTCGTGCCTCAACAAAATCTCTGTCTAATCGAAAGCGATTATTTGAGGCTGGTAGGAGAGCTGTAGTCCAGCGGACTGGCAGCGGAGTTAGTGAGACGCAGGCATGTCTTTGGCTGCCGGCTCCTCTTTTGTTGGCAAATCGCAGCTACAGGCTGTTTGAACAACCTTTTAATGAGTGGTAAGATGCCGAgaacaaacacagcagggaaACACAGGTGTCTGAAGGATAATGTATCTGGATGGTGGACGGGTGTTTTGAATCTCTATGCCTTGTGGTGGAGTTCCACTGCTATTCAGTCTGTTCTTTGTTGCAGTTTTGAAATTTTCCAGCTACCGTTTCAAGAAATCCTCAAACATATCTATATGAACACActgcgtgtttgtgtgcttgCACACCGCGCCGATCGAGAGCTGCCAGCAGTGCAGTCAGTGACAAGCCAAATAATGCTTGTGACCGGCCAAGAGGCGGCTGCCAGCCGAACGGGCCGCCGGGCCAGCGGCCAAGTCACCGGCCTCTGTCCATCTACTCAGGCACAAGTTTGAAGGCGTTTAAATCTGAGGGATCAAGTGAGTCCTTGTAATATGACAGATTATTTCTTTGTCTCCCTAATGTGACAATGCAAGAAGCATTAGTTCTAAATCTTCTGGACATGCTCCTGTTGTTCATCTGGCCACTGCTGCCACCCGGAGGACAGAATGTGAACTGCACTGCATGTTGTGACTATtataataacattttaaatgtgtttctgtgcgtCTGCAGATGCGTCAAGGGGCTTTCCTGGTCAACTCTGCACGGGGAGGTCTGGTGGATGAGAAAGCCTTGGCTCAGGCCCTGAAGGAGGGCAGGATACGCGGCGCCGCTTTGGACGTGCACGAGTCGGAGCCTTTCAGGTGCCTCTTTCACTTTGACCTCTaatcatttctgaaaataaatatgtttattgATTAGTTTTCCTGATTAGTCCAAATTGGCTATTTGGAGCGTCTTCCAGCCCTCTTGGGCCACTCTGCAGGCCGACTCGGCGGTCTGCCCCCCAGCTGAACAGGCCTGGTGGACTTCTAATGGGAGACAGCCAGGGAGCTTGTGGATCAGCCCGCCTCCAGCGGCTCCTTTAGCTGTGGAGGATTAGCAGCTTCGCTCTGAGTGCCTCCCTGACGGCCCCAGAGCCGCACTCAGGGTAATAATCCACTAGGCCGTTTAATTGTGACATGTCGTTTCATTCGCACACCCACTCCCCTGGAGCCGGCCCGGGTGGGTTGTTTCCTGGAGATCTGGTCGCCCACGTGTCAAAGCAATCGATTAATTGAGTTCATCTTTTATAATTCCTCGTTGATTAGTTTTATCACTCATAttgctttaagtttttttttaactttgaaaaaagttttattttttgattatgttgtctttctctttctcttctttcttgcTGAGCAGTTTTTCCCAGGGTCCCCTGAAAGACGCTCCCAACCTGATCTGCACGCCTCACACCGCCTGGTACAGCGAGCAGGCGTCCCTGGAGATGAGGGAGGCCGCTGCCACAGAGATCCGCAGAGCCATCACCGGTAAAGGGATCCGCATTTAAAGCACCTTCAATCCcacaatgactttttttttttttttctaattcctGGTCTCAACGTTCATCATTTTGTCTCACCGCCACGCAGGCCGCATCCCCGACAGCCTCCGAAACTGCGT encodes:
- the ctbp2a gene encoding C-terminal-binding protein 2a isoform X5 codes for the protein MALVDKHKVKRQRLDRICEGIRPQIMNGPMHPRPLVALLDGRDCTVEMPILKDLATVAFCDAQSTQEIHEKVLNEAVGAMMYHTITLTREDLEKFKALRIIIRIGSGYDNIDIKAAGELGIAVCNIPSAAVEETADSTLCHILNLYRRNTWLYQALREGTRVQSVEQIREVASGAARIRGETLGLIGFGRSGQAVAMRAKAFGFNVIFYDPYLQDGLERSLGVQRVYTLQDLLYQSDCVSLHCNLNEHNHHLINDFTIKQMRQGAFLVNSARGGLVDEKALAQALKEGRIRGAALDVHESEPFSFSQGPLKDAPNLICTPHTAWYSEQASLEMREAAATEIRRAITGRIPDSLRNCVNKEFFVTTAPWGVMEQQQPQVHPEINGAAYSRVNQTMVQAIATGGMQDKLYT
- the ctbp2a gene encoding C-terminal-binding protein 2a isoform X4 is translated as MWRQHFPGIRPQIMNGPMHPRPLVALLDGRDCTVEMPILKDLATVAFCDAQSTQEIHEKVLNEAVGAMMYHTITLTREDLEKFKALRIIIRIGSGYDNIDIKAAGELGIAVCNIPSAAVEETADSTLCHILNLYRRNTWLYQALREGTRVQSVEQIREVASGAARIRGETLGLIGFGRSGQAVAMRAKAFGFNVIFYDPYLQDGLERSLGVQRVYTLQDLLYQSDCVSLHCNLNEHNHHLINDFTIKQMRQGAFLVNSARGGLVDEKALAQALKEGRIRGAALDVHESEPFSFSQGPLKDAPNLICTPHTAWYSEQASLEMREAAATEIRRAITGRIPDSLRNCVNKEFFVTTAPWGVMEQQQPQVHPEINGAAYRFPPGVVGVAPGGLPGPLEGLVPGGVPIAAHTLPPGTHPSQAASPNHPSKHGGDAMREHMTEP
- the ctbp2a gene encoding C-terminal-binding protein 2a isoform X3, with protein sequence MALVDKHKVKRQRLDRICEGIRPQIMNGPMHPRPLVALLDGRDCTVEMPILKDLATVAFCDAQSTQEIHEKVLNEAVGAMMYHTITLTREDLEKFKALRIIIRIGSGYDNIDIKAAGELGIAVCNIPSAAVEETADSTLCHILNLYRRNTWLYQALREGTRVQSVEQIREVASGAARIRGETLGLIGFGRSGQAVAMRAKAFGFNVIFYDPYLQDGLERSLGVQRVYTLQDLLYQSDCVSLHCNLNEHNHHLINDFTIKQMRQGAFLVNSARGGLVDEKALAQALKEGRIRGAALDVHESEPFSFSQGPLKDAPNLICTPHTAWYSEQASLEMREAAATEIRRAITGRIPDSLRNCVNKEFFVTTAPWGVMEQQQPQVHPEINGAAYRFPPGVVGVAPGGLPGPLEGLVPGGVPIAAHTLPPGTHPSQAASPNHPSKHGGDAMREHMTEP